A region of Candidatus Wallbacteria bacterium DNA encodes the following proteins:
- a CDS encoding anaerobic ribonucleoside-triphosphate reductase activating protein, with the protein MKIGGFLKKSLIEYPGCISAVVFTIGCNFRCPFCHNPELVLQAEASFTEAEIFAYLDLNRKWLDALVISGGEPTLQPDLADFCLEIRKMGFPVKIETNGTRPEILSSLISEKLIQRIQMDIKTRLDQPEYSRITDAAIELDQIRKSIEIIKKSGLPFEFVTTTVPGIHNARDIAEIRRELSHDIPHRLQEFRPGKVLNEKLLLELGYVKEVIGKR; encoded by the coding sequence ATGAAAATCGGCGGATTCCTGAAAAAAAGTCTGATCGAGTACCCTGGGTGCATCTCAGCGGTGGTTTTCACCATTGGCTGCAACTTCCGCTGCCCTTTCTGCCATAATCCGGAACTGGTTTTGCAGGCTGAAGCATCATTCACCGAAGCAGAAATTTTCGCCTATCTGGATCTGAATCGCAAATGGCTTGATGCGCTGGTGATTTCCGGAGGGGAACCCACGCTTCAGCCTGATCTCGCCGATTTCTGCCTAGAGATCAGGAAAATGGGCTTTCCGGTCAAGATCGAGACAAATGGCACCAGACCTGAGATTCTTTCCAGCCTGATCAGCGAAAAGCTGATCCAGAGGATCCAGATGGATATCAAGACCCGGCTTGACCAACCGGAATACTCCAGGATCACGGATGCAGCAATAGAGCTGGATCAGATCAGAAAAAGCATCGAGATCATAAAAAAATCGGGATTGCCTTTCGAATTCGTGACTACGACTGTCCCTGGGATCCACAATGCCCGTGATATTGCCGAGATCCGCAGGGAACTTTCGCATGATATCCCTCACAGGCTGCAGGAATTCAGACCAGGGAAAGTTTTAAATGAAAAGCTGCTGCTTGAATTGGGGTATGTAAAAGAGGTAATAGGTAAAAGGTGA
- the flgM gene encoding flagellar biosynthesis anti-sigma factor FlgM — protein sequence MSIISKDSIRIDQHVKTDKTSRTHKKDDFQKVLSQETEKIDDSGKIDQSTSSIKNADLSSIIRVNQEVALARAVIDSTPEIREDLVKQIKQEIQNGTYKIELDSVADNMIKSGVFDDLL from the coding sequence ATGAGCATAATTTCCAAAGATTCCATCCGCATCGATCAGCATGTTAAAACCGACAAAACTTCCAGAACCCACAAGAAGGATGACTTTCAGAAAGTCCTGAGCCAGGAAACTGAAAAAATCGACGACTCCGGCAAAATTGACCAGTCCACAAGTTCGATCAAGAATGCAGACCTTTCCTCAATTATCAGAGTGAATCAGGAGGTCGCCCTCGCCAGAGCGGTGATTGACAGCACTCCTGAAATCCGGGAAGATCTGGTCAAGCAGATCAAGCAAGAAATCCAGAACGGGACCTACAAAATCGAGCTTGATTCTGTCGCTGATAATATGATTAAGAGCGGCGTTTTCGACGACCTGCTTTAG
- a CDS encoding HU family DNA-binding protein — MKKSMTKRDLAKELAKKINISQAKALRAIQETFYIIENCLKEDGRVVISRFGTFMLKERKPRIGRNPHTREAVPIPARKTPFLKYSANLKKIGR; from the coding sequence ATGAAAAAAAGCATGACCAAGAGAGATCTGGCCAAGGAACTGGCGAAAAAAATAAACATCTCGCAGGCAAAAGCCCTCAGGGCGATTCAGGAAACTTTTTACATCATTGAAAATTGTCTCAAGGAAGACGGCAGGGTTGTAATTTCCCGCTTCGGCACTTTCATGCTGAAGGAGAGAAAACCCAGGATCGGCCGCAATCCGCACACCAGAGAAGCCGTACCGATTCCCGCCAGGAAAACCCCTTTCCTTAAATACTCTGCCAATCTCAAGAAGATCGGCAGATAA
- a CDS encoding HEAT repeat domain-containing protein has product MSPLEMNFEEILFDLDSPLEETRKNAIMLLVKKSDSQALPYLKKIAAGDESPGLRFLAQQGIFQIEPKLTPAKKTVEYLSDEKIRIFIESGTDDEKLKALDSLAEHLNLEFYPLIKKQLKTERSEKLICRLLHVLSRFSIQSDVQFYRQFVKHPSKAVKRQIIEILGGFASREAYEILILFLIDDEESLHQPVLNFLKFFGQTHVLELLEGMIKHRDPELVEAAVVTAGYFGESSLPLLELALKSLDPKTKEKAAEVLKSLSSLNITGASSVLKKQNLQSDNHDSLSSTFDFKTSEISGYLQNFLKTKRYEKNLINTEAVDTEKILKMLKPGRPEENIRGINLIISQRKYKLFENVLELLKSSENAMVKGQCLRAVAKLGGEQFLSVISRGLKSRFPEVKKGAIAAVKILNTKDTIQLLVPLLDDATPSVRGTAILALRDYPAINAHKIIENMLDSPSDDMKLEAFYVLANLGDGKTATLLDKLRSSRKPLISQKAEKTLQIMAGNGNIFARTVLEGKNIGNFHPGNA; this is encoded by the coding sequence ATGTCGCCCTTGGAAATGAACTTCGAAGAAATTCTGTTCGACCTGGACAGCCCTCTGGAAGAGACCAGAAAAAATGCCATCATGCTGCTGGTGAAAAAGTCCGACAGTCAGGCACTCCCGTATTTGAAAAAAATCGCTGCAGGAGACGAATCTCCAGGTCTCCGCTTTCTCGCCCAGCAAGGTATTTTTCAGATCGAGCCCAAGTTGACACCGGCGAAGAAGACCGTTGAGTATCTGAGTGATGAGAAAATCAGAATCTTCATCGAGTCAGGAACAGATGACGAAAAACTTAAAGCTTTAGATTCACTGGCTGAGCATCTCAATCTGGAATTTTACCCGCTGATCAAAAAACAGTTGAAAACCGAGCGATCGGAAAAACTGATCTGCCGGCTGCTGCATGTGCTTTCCCGCTTCTCCATCCAGAGCGATGTTCAGTTCTACCGTCAGTTCGTCAAACACCCCTCCAAAGCCGTAAAGCGCCAGATTATCGAAATTCTCGGCGGATTCGCATCACGCGAAGCTTACGAAATACTGATCCTGTTTCTGATCGATGATGAGGAATCTCTGCATCAGCCAGTCTTGAATTTTCTCAAATTTTTCGGCCAGACTCATGTGCTGGAGCTTCTGGAAGGCATGATCAAGCACCGCGATCCCGAACTTGTGGAAGCTGCAGTCGTGACCGCCGGATATTTTGGAGAAAGTTCCCTTCCTCTTCTCGAACTCGCCTTGAAATCACTCGACCCGAAAACCAAGGAAAAGGCAGCTGAAGTCCTGAAATCATTAAGCAGCCTCAATATCACCGGAGCCTCCTCGGTCCTGAAAAAACAAAATCTACAATCCGATAATCATGATTCCCTTTCCAGCACATTCGATTTCAAGACCTCTGAAATATCCGGTTATCTCCAGAATTTTCTGAAAACCAAGCGTTATGAGAAAAATCTGATCAACACAGAAGCTGTTGATACCGAAAAAATATTGAAAATGCTTAAACCAGGTCGGCCTGAAGAAAACATCAGAGGGATAAACCTGATCATCAGCCAGAGAAAATACAAGCTGTTCGAGAATGTGCTTGAATTGTTGAAAAGCAGCGAAAACGCGATGGTCAAGGGGCAATGTCTGAGAGCCGTGGCAAAGCTCGGCGGAGAACAGTTCCTGTCAGTGATTTCCAGGGGATTGAAAAGCCGGTTTCCTGAGGTCAAGAAAGGCGCCATTGCAGCCGTCAAGATTCTCAACACCAAGGACACTATCCAGCTGCTTGTCCCGCTGCTTGATGATGCAACACCTTCTGTGCGCGGAACTGCGATCCTTGCCCTCCGTGACTATCCTGCGATCAATGCTCATAAAATCATTGAAAACATGCTGGATTCCCCTTCAGACGACATGAAACTGGAAGCGTTTTATGTGCTCGCAAACCTCGGTGACGGAAAAACTGCCACCCTGCTGGATAAACTCAGAAGTTCACGCAAGCCTCTGATTTCGCAGAAAGCTGAAAAAACTTTACAAATCATGGCTGGTAACGGTAATATTTTTGCTCGGACAGTATTGGAAGGAAAGAACATCGGCAATTTTCATCCGGGAAACGCTTAG
- the ade gene encoding adenine deaminase gives MPENLDKLKKIIGVALGEIEGDLILKNGIVFNTISGEIYTADIIVADDIIAGVGSYDNAAKVIDVKGKFVLPGLIDGHVHVESSMLGLGEFSRALISHGVTTVIADPHEFTNIFGKEGIRYFLKESEKIPLNFYLMIPSCIPPTSLETAAAMITADEYPELMADPRVLGLAEMMNFPGVIRRDEAVLKKLLCTGGKLIDGHAPKLSGRELCAYISGGVTSEHECVSTKEAQEKLRLGMYIMLREGSATKNLHDLLPLVNKFNSQRCFLATDDLHPDDIQDGHIDQLVRTIIKESGNAMRAVRMASLNAAEYYGLRNLGAIAPGKLADLLVVPEMESFKLETVIKSGRVIYEHGNFFWKKSDTEEYLRKTYPGFFSSFLVKDFSRKRLSIPVGTGKMRVINILPDQLLTSVSYEEPTVSDGLVQCDLERDLLKLCVVERHRATGNIGLGFVKGLKLKRGALAASIAHDSHNIIAAGTNDEDIYRAVSLVIGAGGGIAIACGSDSKVLSLPMGGLMSPAGIDEVAGRLRELKREVAEWGTDLRDPFMQLSFLALPVIPEIKLTDLGLVNVLEQSLISLWTR, from the coding sequence ATGCCTGAAAATCTGGATAAGCTCAAAAAGATCATCGGAGTCGCTCTAGGCGAAATCGAGGGTGACTTGATCCTCAAGAATGGGATCGTGTTCAACACTATTTCCGGAGAGATATATACAGCCGACATTATAGTTGCCGACGACATCATCGCCGGGGTGGGGAGTTACGACAATGCCGCCAAAGTGATTGACGTCAAGGGAAAGTTCGTGTTGCCGGGGCTGATAGACGGGCATGTGCACGTGGAAAGCTCAATGCTCGGGCTGGGCGAATTCTCCAGAGCCCTTATTTCGCATGGAGTAACGACAGTAATCGCCGATCCTCATGAATTCACGAATATCTTTGGTAAGGAAGGGATCAGGTATTTTCTGAAGGAATCGGAAAAAATACCTCTCAATTTCTACCTGATGATTCCTTCCTGCATACCTCCAACTTCCCTGGAAACAGCTGCAGCGATGATCACTGCCGATGAATATCCTGAATTGATGGCTGACCCGAGAGTGCTCGGGCTGGCCGAGATGATGAATTTTCCCGGGGTTATCCGCCGGGATGAAGCTGTGCTCAAAAAGCTCCTCTGCACCGGTGGAAAACTGATCGACGGCCACGCCCCGAAACTTTCAGGCCGGGAACTTTGCGCTTACATCTCCGGAGGGGTAACTTCTGAACACGAATGTGTGAGCACCAAGGAAGCGCAGGAGAAATTAAGGCTCGGGATGTACATAATGTTGAGGGAAGGATCTGCTACAAAAAATCTGCACGACCTGCTGCCGCTTGTCAACAAATTCAACAGTCAGCGCTGTTTCCTCGCTACTGACGACCTGCATCCTGATGATATCCAGGATGGACACATCGACCAGCTGGTGCGCACGATCATCAAGGAATCCGGCAATGCGATGCGGGCAGTGAGGATGGCTTCATTGAATGCGGCTGAATATTACGGACTTCGAAATCTGGGTGCGATCGCTCCCGGAAAACTGGCCGACCTGCTGGTGGTACCGGAGATGGAGTCTTTCAAACTTGAAACAGTGATCAAGTCAGGACGGGTTATCTATGAACACGGCAATTTTTTCTGGAAAAAGAGCGATACCGAAGAATATCTGAGAAAAACCTATCCTGGATTTTTTTCGTCCTTCTTGGTCAAGGATTTTTCCAGGAAACGCCTTTCGATTCCTGTGGGAACCGGGAAAATGAGAGTGATCAATATCCTCCCGGATCAGCTCTTGACCAGCGTGTCGTACGAGGAGCCGACTGTCTCTGACGGACTGGTGCAATGCGACCTTGAACGTGATCTTCTCAAGCTCTGTGTGGTGGAACGGCACCGGGCTACAGGAAATATAGGCTTAGGATTCGTAAAGGGACTGAAATTGAAAAGAGGAGCGCTGGCGGCCTCGATCGCGCACGACTCCCATAACATTATCGCAGCCGGTACCAATGATGAGGACATCTATCGGGCGGTCAGTCTGGTGATAGGGGCGGGAGGTGGAATCGCCATAGCCTGCGGTTCCGATTCCAAAGTGCTTTCACTTCCGATGGGTGGATTGATGTCACCTGCCGGAATCGACGAAGTGGCGGGACGCCTCAGGGAATTGAAACGGGAAGTCGCAGAATGGGGGACCGATCTCAGGGACCCGTTCATGCAGCTCTCATTCCTCGCACTGCCCGTGATTCCTGAAATCAAACTTACTGATCTCGGTCTTGTGAATGTACTGGAGCAAAGTCTGATTTCGTTATGGACCAGGTGA
- a CDS encoding tetratricopeptide repeat protein: MKRGIVLIAFLFCTSLFAENVAETTVKAKEYLDKGNLENAITLYKLALKSGPTASEEIELDKALADCYEDLTRKSPEYCFYYWDTYLSKLKKDDLGEALNDLYARWGEEKPVQVLELFDKYLPLAREGDLSYDEFLYKLAELNVRLKKPEEAERLWQEIVKYYSNSDLKKQVLKHLYESAVNRKDYPEAISYLEKLPQTAVNLIQLGDIYYGDQDYYQAIGFYQKALAEGPDDETQTTVLRKLYEIAIKLGNFDRALTLLADLSKSSPDDKSEFALNEARIWFRGKNSFIPSKDNTYLNTYENYRKAEKLYLNVKDSAKEHPELARKACLELADLYLATFDNKRAREQLDFILKEWKESAEAEIAAEMLKTLKE; encoded by the coding sequence TTGAAAAGAGGAATTGTTTTAATTGCGTTTCTGTTCTGTACATCCCTTTTTGCCGAAAACGTGGCTGAGACTACTGTCAAGGCCAAGGAATATCTGGACAAGGGAAATCTTGAAAATGCCATCACTTTATACAAGCTGGCTCTGAAATCGGGCCCGACAGCTTCCGAAGAAATCGAACTGGATAAGGCTCTTGCTGATTGCTACGAGGACCTGACCAGAAAGTCACCCGAATACTGCTTTTACTATTGGGACACTTACCTGTCGAAGCTGAAAAAAGACGATCTTGGAGAAGCCTTGAATGACCTGTATGCACGCTGGGGCGAAGAAAAACCGGTCCAGGTGCTGGAACTTTTTGATAAATACCTGCCGCTAGCCCGGGAAGGCGATCTGTCGTATGATGAATTTCTTTACAAACTGGCTGAATTGAACGTCAGATTGAAGAAACCTGAGGAAGCGGAGCGGCTCTGGCAGGAAATTGTGAAATATTACAGCAACAGCGATCTGAAGAAGCAGGTCCTGAAGCACCTGTACGAGAGTGCAGTGAACCGCAAGGACTACCCGGAGGCGATTTCCTATCTCGAAAAACTTCCGCAGACAGCCGTGAATCTGATTCAATTGGGAGACATCTATTACGGCGACCAGGATTATTATCAGGCAATCGGTTTTTATCAGAAAGCGCTGGCTGAGGGCCCGGACGATGAGACCCAGACAACGGTTTTACGGAAGCTTTACGAGATCGCCATCAAGCTCGGAAATTTTGACCGTGCGCTTACACTGCTTGCCGACCTGAGCAAAAGTTCTCCTGACGACAAATCCGAATTCGCTTTGAATGAGGCCAGGATCTGGTTTAGGGGTAAGAATTCATTCATACCCTCGAAAGACAATACCTATCTGAACACCTACGAGAATTACAGGAAAGCTGAAAAGCTTTACCTGAATGTCAAGGATTCAGCCAAGGAACACCCTGAACTGGCGAGAAAAGCCTGTCTGGAGCTGGCCGATCTTTATCTGGCCACCTTTGATAACAAAAGGGCTAGAGAGCAGCTTGACTTCATCCTGAAGGAATGGAAGGAATCGGCTGAAGCGGAGATAGCGGCGGAGATGCTCAAGACTCTTAAAGAATAG
- a CDS encoding glutamate mutase L yields MKKEDIRTIVATDCGSTTTKAILIEQQGEEFRLIARGEAPTTVEAPVEDVTKGVFNAINELEEIVGRKFTDGDTLLKPKKGSDGFDIYISTSSAGGGLQMMVAGVVKAMSAESAARAALGAGAIVMDTIASNDGRLPHQKIERIRKLRPDMILFSGGIDGGTTKHVVEIAQILAAADPKPRFGITFQLPVIYAGNKDARELVKELISKKVALTVTDNLRPVLERENLLPARHLIHDQFLEHVMQQAPGYKQLMAMTDYEIEPTPGAVGTIMQRIAREKKIQILGVDIGGATTDVFSVFQGIYNRTVSANFGMSYSISNTVSEAGLDNVMRWIPFDMNEKDLMNRVKNKMIRPTSIPQLMEELIFEQAVAREALRLSLIQHKEMAVSLKGVQKERTMSDIFSQSSDSSLVNMTTLNMIIGSGGVLSHSPRRHQAAIMMIDAFLPEGVTQLTVDSIFMMPQLGVLTNFHPEAAAQVFEKDCLIYLGTCVAPIGAEKDGKKCLEFKISMPDGKVIQDELTFGDIRVYPLGVGQVAKLYAKPAKNLDLGAGPGISIEDTLYGGVVGIIFDTRGRRPFKLPENKSERVAKMQRWLSSMNAYPNY; encoded by the coding sequence ATGAAAAAAGAGGACATCAGGACTATCGTTGCCACTGACTGTGGCAGCACTACCACCAAAGCAATCCTGATCGAACAGCAGGGCGAGGAATTCCGCCTGATCGCGAGAGGTGAAGCTCCGACAACGGTTGAAGCTCCTGTAGAAGACGTCACCAAGGGTGTTTTTAACGCCATCAACGAGCTGGAAGAAATCGTGGGGCGGAAGTTCACGGACGGGGACACCTTGTTGAAACCCAAAAAGGGCAGTGATGGATTCGATATTTATATTTCCACCAGCAGCGCCGGAGGCGGACTGCAGATGATGGTGGCAGGCGTAGTCAAGGCCATGAGCGCTGAATCGGCTGCACGCGCCGCACTAGGCGCTGGCGCCATAGTCATGGATACCATTGCCAGCAACGACGGCAGGCTGCCCCATCAGAAGATTGAGCGCATCCGCAAACTCCGGCCGGATATGATCCTGTTTTCCGGAGGCATCGACGGAGGCACCACTAAGCACGTGGTGGAAATCGCCCAGATCCTTGCTGCAGCCGACCCTAAACCAAGATTCGGGATCACCTTCCAGCTACCGGTAATCTATGCAGGGAACAAGGATGCCCGCGAATTGGTCAAGGAACTGATCAGTAAAAAAGTCGCCCTGACCGTTACAGACAATCTCCGCCCGGTGTTGGAGCGTGAAAATCTGCTGCCTGCCAGACATCTGATCCATGACCAGTTTTTGGAGCATGTAATGCAGCAGGCACCTGGATACAAGCAACTGATGGCAATGACTGATTATGAAATCGAACCAACACCCGGCGCAGTAGGCACCATCATGCAGCGCATCGCCAGAGAGAAGAAGATACAGATCCTCGGCGTGGACATTGGCGGTGCGACAACAGACGTTTTTTCTGTTTTTCAGGGAATATACAACCGCACTGTTTCAGCCAACTTCGGCATGAGCTACAGCATTTCCAACACAGTTTCCGAAGCCGGACTGGATAATGTAATGCGCTGGATACCGTTCGACATGAATGAGAAGGATCTGATGAACCGGGTCAAGAACAAGATGATCAGGCCAACCTCAATTCCGCAGCTCATGGAAGAACTGATTTTCGAACAGGCTGTAGCCAGGGAGGCGCTGAGACTTTCGCTGATTCAGCACAAGGAAATGGCAGTCAGCCTGAAAGGTGTTCAGAAAGAGCGCACTATGAGTGACATCTTCTCCCAGTCCAGCGACTCCTCGCTGGTCAACATGACTACCCTGAACATGATCATCGGCAGCGGCGGCGTGCTGTCCCACTCTCCGCGGCGGCACCAGGCTGCGATCATGATGATCGATGCCTTCCTGCCTGAAGGAGTCACACAGCTCACAGTGGATTCTATTTTCATGATGCCTCAGCTGGGAGTGCTGACAAATTTCCATCCTGAAGCTGCTGCCCAGGTCTTTGAAAAAGACTGCCTGATCTATCTGGGCACCTGCGTTGCTCCCATCGGTGCTGAAAAAGACGGTAAAAAATGCCTGGAATTCAAAATCAGCATGCCTGACGGCAAGGTGATTCAGGATGAACTGACTTTCGGTGATATCAGGGTTTACCCTCTGGGTGTCGGGCAGGTTGCCAAACTCTATGCAAAACCGGCTAAAAATCTTGACCTGGGTGCAGGTCCCGGGATTTCGATTGAAGATACACTTTACGGAGGCGTAGTAGGTATCATTTTCGATACCAGAGGACGCAGACCATTCAAGCTTCCTGAAAACAAGAGCGAACGCGTGGCAAAAATGCAGCGCTGGTTGAGCAGCATGAATGCGTATCCAAACTACTAG
- the amrS gene encoding AmmeMemoRadiSam system radical SAM enzyme has translation MRLAFFFILINAVFDLPGGIPLAWAESGFKAEHLNHVTVEASAPGYKEALYYSMLDTKERTVQCRLCPKKCTVAEGAQGFCRARENRDGKLYSLGYGFPCAVHVDPIEKKPFFQVMPKTLSFSLAAAGCNFRCQNCQNWQISQISPKESQNLKLSPEEIIKLAGEKECRSVAFTYTEPMIFYEYMLDICRLAKKAGLHTVCHSNGSINPEPLRELCPVLDAANIDLKGFNRDFYRNNCGGELDDVLSTLLVLHEQKVWIEITNLVIPGMNDDLELIRKMCEWIRDNLGTDVPLHFSRFYPCYRLTSMTPTPVSTLTKARGIAKKAGLKFVYIGNVPGNEAENTICPKCGKILIKRAGYEILEMNIEEGKCKYCKEKIPGIW, from the coding sequence ATGAGACTCGCCTTTTTCTTTATTTTAATCAACGCAGTTTTTGATTTACCAGGTGGAATTCCGCTGGCCTGGGCTGAATCTGGTTTTAAGGCCGAACATCTGAATCACGTCACAGTCGAGGCGTCTGCACCGGGATACAAGGAAGCGCTTTATTACTCGATGCTTGACACCAAAGAGCGGACCGTCCAGTGCAGGCTCTGCCCTAAAAAATGCACGGTCGCCGAGGGAGCCCAGGGTTTCTGCAGGGCCAGGGAGAACAGGGACGGCAAGCTTTATTCGCTTGGTTATGGCTTTCCCTGCGCAGTGCATGTCGACCCGATTGAAAAGAAGCCATTTTTCCAGGTGATGCCAAAGACGCTCTCGTTTTCGCTGGCTGCTGCCGGCTGTAATTTTCGCTGCCAGAACTGCCAGAACTGGCAGATCTCACAGATTTCTCCAAAAGAATCCCAGAATCTGAAACTGTCTCCTGAGGAAATAATCAAGCTTGCCGGAGAAAAAGAATGCCGCAGCGTGGCTTTCACCTACACCGAACCCATGATCTTTTATGAATACATGCTGGATATCTGCAGGCTGGCGAAAAAGGCGGGTCTGCATACAGTCTGCCACAGCAACGGCTCCATCAACCCCGAACCGCTGCGGGAACTGTGCCCTGTTCTGGATGCGGCCAATATAGACCTGAAGGGCTTCAACCGGGATTTTTATCGCAATAACTGCGGCGGGGAACTGGATGATGTGCTCTCCACGCTCTTAGTACTGCACGAGCAGAAGGTCTGGATCGAGATCACCAATCTGGTGATACCGGGCATGAACGACGACCTGGAGCTGATCCGGAAAATGTGCGAATGGATCAGGGATAATCTCGGCACAGATGTGCCGCTGCATTTTTCCAGGTTTTATCCCTGCTATCGGCTGACCTCAATGACACCGACACCGGTGAGCACGCTCACTAAAGCCCGCGGGATAGCGAAAAAGGCCGGGCTGAAATTCGTCTATATCGGCAATGTACCGGGAAACGAAGCGGAAAATACAATCTGTCCCAAATGTGGGAAAATACTGATCAAGCGGGCCGGATACGAGATCCTGGAAATGAACATCGAGGAGGGAAAATGCAAATACTGCAAGGAAAAAATTCCTGGCATCTGGTAA
- the amrB gene encoding AmmeMemoRadiSam system protein B, producing MQILQGKNSWHLVNSLFLLSALYLFCCGCSAEDIPGRTVQQPAVAGAFYPAAKGELDSMVQGFLEKAKSDCPAVTGEIFGLISPHAGYIYSGPVAAYGYSAVAGMKFTRVIVMAPTHYVLSRWIATISPEAFATPLGEIPVDRELVNRLTSEVRLVKVDPQSFAKEHSLEAQLPFLQKVLGNFKLVPLVFGAVDIRECDEIARKLADILQEEPGKTLIVASSDMSHYLTADQGNAMDKLALDLTVKLDADKLWASMSKEECQYCGASDVVTMLLIAKKLGASVKVLKYGDSGDATGDKRKVVGYGSVAFYQESPVLPVSGSSLKARADTVETAKRIQNNTKEVSVDMLSENERKKLLKMARETLESYIRDKKVPKFEVTEEVLTRKCGVFVTLKKQGELRGCIGYLVGVKPLNEAVVDMAINSSTRDPRFSPVMPDELSEITIEISVMTPLVKVLDVNEIEVGKHGLVIKRGWNSGLLLPQVAPEWGWNREQFLQHTCSKAGLPTDAWKQPGTEIQSFTAQVFSEDKP from the coding sequence ATGCAAATACTGCAAGGAAAAAATTCCTGGCATCTGGTAAATAGTCTCTTTCTTTTATCTGCACTGTATCTATTCTGCTGCGGTTGTTCGGCTGAGGACATACCTGGCAGGACGGTGCAGCAGCCGGCAGTGGCCGGGGCATTCTATCCTGCTGCAAAAGGCGAACTGGATTCAATGGTGCAGGGATTCCTGGAAAAAGCGAAATCCGATTGCCCGGCCGTGACTGGCGAGATTTTCGGACTGATTTCTCCTCACGCCGGCTATATCTATTCAGGCCCTGTGGCAGCTTATGGATATTCCGCAGTGGCAGGAATGAAATTTACCCGCGTGATTGTGATGGCCCCCACCCATTATGTTCTGTCCAGATGGATCGCCACGATCAGTCCTGAGGCCTTTGCTACGCCGCTCGGAGAAATTCCAGTCGACCGGGAATTGGTGAATCGCCTGACCAGTGAAGTGAGACTGGTGAAAGTAGATCCCCAATCCTTTGCAAAAGAACATTCCCTGGAAGCGCAACTGCCTTTTCTGCAGAAAGTACTGGGCAATTTCAAGCTGGTTCCGCTGGTTTTCGGAGCAGTGGACATCCGGGAGTGCGATGAGATTGCCCGAAAACTGGCCGATATCCTGCAGGAGGAACCGGGTAAAACCTTGATCGTGGCTTCCTCTGACATGTCCCATTATTTGACGGCTGATCAGGGAAACGCCATGGACAAGCTGGCGCTGGATCTGACCGTGAAGCTCGACGCCGATAAACTCTGGGCTTCGATGAGTAAGGAAGAATGCCAGTACTGCGGCGCTTCAGATGTTGTGACCATGCTCCTGATCGCGAAAAAGCTGGGGGCTTCAGTTAAGGTCCTCAAGTACGGCGATTCCGGAGATGCGACTGGAGACAAGCGCAAAGTGGTGGGATACGGATCAGTGGCGTTTTATCAGGAAAGTCCGGTTTTACCTGTCTCAGGTTCAAGCCTGAAGGCCAGGGCAGATACTGTTGAAACAGCAAAAAGGATTCAAAACAATACCAAGGAGGTGTCGGTAGACATGCTTTCAGAAAACGAACGGAAGAAACTTCTGAAAATGGCTCGTGAGACCCTGGAAAGTTATATCAGGGACAAGAAAGTCCCTAAATTCGAGGTCACTGAGGAAGTGCTGACGCGGAAATGCGGAGTTTTCGTGACTCTGAAGAAGCAGGGTGAACTGCGCGGCTGCATCGGCTATCTGGTAGGTGTAAAACCTCTCAACGAAGCGGTGGTGGACATGGCGATCAACAGTTCCACCAGGGACCCGCGATTTTCTCCTGTGATGCCGGATGAACTTTCCGAGATCACGATCGAAATCTCGGTGATGACCCCGCTCGTGAAAGTTCTCGACGTGAACGAGATCGAAGTGGGAAAACACGGCCTGGTAATCAAACGCGGCTGGAATTCCGGCCTGCTGCTTCCTCAGGTCGCGCCCGAATGGGGCTGGAACCGCGAGCAGTTCCTGCAGCACACCTGCAGCAAAGCCGGCCTGCCGACAGACGCCTGGAAACAACCCGGGACTGAAATCCAGTCATTTACCGCCCAGGTCTTCTCAGAGGACAAGCCGTAG